From Proteus vulgaris:
TCTCTGTCATAACGAACAACATGAACAACGATACCCCTGTTATTTTTGTAGTAGCGATCAAGTTGGTTTGGGTTCTCATTGTTCATTGCCCGCCCTTAAACCATGTTTTGAATTGAAATCATCTACAAGCCAACGCATAAATTGGTAGTTTGTTTCTTCATAGCCTTCTGGTACTTTAATTTCATAGACAAAACGACCATCACGCATTGAAGCCCGTACTTGCGTACGGCATGCTAAGTTTGATAATCTACTCATGCTAATTTCTCTTCACACAATTGAAATTTGCAAACCGAAGCCAGCGACCGTACATCGTTGGCTTCACCCTTTCTGGATATAGCCATCTTTAATTTCTCTTTTGATGTAACGAAACAAACGCATTCATAAATGTGCGGATCTGTGAAATTAATCCATCCAACATCATTTTTATCTTTCGCTCTTCTTCGTTATCAATAACGCCATCAGCCAAGCTATCTTTCATGAATAAAGCTAAACGCCCCTGCATTTCGTCAACACCACTACGCAGTACAAACAATTCCGTTTCATCCAGTTCCGCAGGACTAATTCTGTCAACGAGTAAACGATTTGATTCACGAGCGACAAATTCAGCAAATAAAACGGTCTTAGAAATATCTTGCATCGCTAACAACTCGTTTAAATCAAATGAGCGACAACCATTTTTCTCATAAAGCTTGTTGTTGAATGATGTTAAAGACAGACCTAGTGCTCCAGCCATTGCCTCGCGTCCACCAGCTGTCGCTTCACACATTTCTTTCACTACCTGTTTTATTGATTGGTTACTCATTTCCTACCACCATTGATAATTTCTTGTAGTTAACTGCTTTAAACGGTTTTGCTATTTTGTTGTTGATAACGATGTGGGTATAAGATCTCTAACTCAGTTATTTTCCCACGATAAAAAGCTGTTAATTTTTCAGCCAGTTCCAAAGAAGCTGTTTGAATACCTCTTTCTAATCGTGAAAGAT
This genomic window contains:
- a CDS encoding YmfL family putative regulatory protein, whose translation is MSNQSIKQVVKEMCEATAGGREAMAGALGLSLTSFNNKLYEKNGCRSFDLNELLAMQDISKTVLFAEFVARESNRLLVDRISPAELDETELFVLRSGVDEMQGRLALFMKDSLADGVIDNEEERKIKMMLDGLISQIRTFMNAFVSLHQKRN
- a CDS encoding helix-turn-helix domain-containing protein; its protein translation is MQTPLRKIRVELNLTISEVANAINCDVGNLSRLERGIQTASLELAEKLTAFYRGKITELEILYPHRYQQQNSKTV